The proteins below come from a single Stomoxys calcitrans chromosome 1, idStoCalc2.1, whole genome shotgun sequence genomic window:
- the LOC106093231 gene encoding uncharacterized protein LOC106093231, with protein MATSMEPSQLSAKQILNNSLVLENISHCLNFKEQLKAARVCKEFRETIVQFIWRSSCKDLVVSERDDTYMVTLNQTQDYCLGLKDFLQFFKLNRRNVQKLTLKNCNHRKLRELLEQLEHLTYLEMQYCKIAEKTIEELAKNCKGLKTLTFDRCLAENCNSELILGQDLTVDTLVLMSCLEELNVYNRHKVKMKYETLWDIVRNLRLTKLSINSSIFYEGSERIRDLVALENYSQAAALNFYKTLESLDIGRFSNRASWLLFVKLQLPHFRNLQSLSIFIDLANCVLINDSVATLISDACPRLRKLCFKQCKFQLQDFSLPVSLEHLCLVWCWGITWQNLQQILQDYPLEELVSLNGHYDGDDGQCFYHSESLQSLTIETSLIKDMVDIFSCAKSLFPQVTTLKWLNSSECCYTHPQEMRYGFSKIFPRLQELLLEQAYLPAREFEQLICLQSLQISLYEGMSWPYLFTLLKSSSLQQLKLEMPTNIITSLCPVLTAGPDWHMKLYQISLTRNLKLLEMPLKLLQNALPFWLDLLHHSQEMKLKFYDWYSHKMFNQMFLQTLLNAEKFPSMRRTIDICNNKVDCQILRKNIVKTMESYEFHCNSRGHYFIEI; from the exons ATGGCTACGAGTATGGAGCCATCGCAATTGTCCGCAAAGCAAATTCTCAACAATAGTCTAGTTTTGGAAAATATCTCTCACTGCTTGAATTTTAAAGAACAATTGAAGGCGGCACGTGTTTGCAAGGAGTTCCGAGAAACCATTGTCCAATTTATATGGCGCTCCAGCTGTAAGGATTTGGTGGTGTCCGAAAGAGATGACACTTACATGGTGACCTTAAATCAAACTCAAGACTATTGCTTGGGACTAAAAGATTTCCTGCAATTTTTCAAACTGAATCGGCGTAATGTACAAAAGCTGACACTGAAGAACTGTAACCATAGGAAATTGAGGGAGTTGCTGGAACAATTGGAACATCTTACGTATTTGGAAATGCAATATTGTAAAATTGCTGAAAAGACGATCGAGGAATTGGCCAAGAACTGTAAAGGTTTGAAGACTTTAACTTTTGATCGTTGCCTGGCTGAAAATTGCAATTCTGAATTGATATTGGGTCAAGATCTCACAGTGGACACTTTGGTACTTATGTCCTGCCTGGAAGAGTTGAATGTCTACAATCGTCATAAAGTCAAAATGAAATATGAGACTTTGTGGGATATTGTGCGCAATCTAAGGCTAACGAAGCTATCAATTAATTCCTCCATATTCTATGAGGGCTCTGAGAGGATACGTGATCTGGTGGCATTGGAAAACTATTCGCAAGCAGCGGCGTTGAATTTCTATAAGACCCTGGAAAGCCTTGACATAGGAAGATTTTCGAATCGTGCCTCTTGGCTGTTGTTTGTAAAATTGCAATTGCCCCACTTTAGAAATTTGCAGAGCTTGTCAATTTTCATAGACTTGGCCAATTGTGTGCTAATCAATGACTCAGTGGCCACTCTCATTAGTGATGCTTGCCCCCGTCTCAGAAAGCTATGCTTCAAGCAATGCAAATTCCAACTGCAAGACTTCAGCTTGCCAGTGTCATTGGAACATCTGTGTCTGGTATGGTGTTGGGGCATAACCTGGCAAAATCTTCAACAAATCCTCCAGGACTACCCGCTGGAGGAACTAGTCTCCCTAAATGGTCATTACGATGGTGATGATGGGCAATGCTTCTATCACTCTGAGTCCCTACAATCTCTGACCATTGAAACCTCTCTCATCAAGGACATGGTGGATATTTTCAGTTGTGCCAAGTCACTGTTTCCCCAGGTAACCACCCTGAAATGGTTAAACTCCAGTGAATGTTGTTACACCCATCCCCAAGAGATGAGGTATGGTTTTTCTAAAATATTCCCCCGTCTTCAGGAACTGCTACTGGAACAAGCCTATTTGCCTGCCAGAGAATTTGAACAACTCATCTGCCTGCAATCTCTACAAATATCCCTTTACGAAGGCATGAGTTGGCCTTATCTCTTCACATTGCTCAAATCCTCTTCGTTGCAGCAGCTGAAACTTGAAATGCCCACAAACATCATCACTTCATTGTGTCCTGTACTAACTGCGGGCCCCGATTGGCATATGAAACTCTATCAAATTTCATTGACCAGAAATTTAAAGTTGCTTGAGATGCCCCTAAAGCTTTTACAAAATGCTCTGCCATTTTGGCTTGATCTACTTCATCATAGTCAAGAGatgaagctgaaattttacgattGGTATTCACATAAAATGTTCAATCAGATGTTTCTGCAAACTCTTCTCAATGCTGAAAAGTTTCCATCCATGCGAAGGACAATCGATATTTGTAATAACAAAGTGG ATTGCCAAATCCTTCGCAAAAATATAGTAAAGACCATGGAGAGCTATGAATTTCACTGTAATTCCCGAGGACATTACTTTATTGAGATTTAA